The following proteins come from a genomic window of Sphingosinicella flava:
- the lptC gene encoding LPS export ABC transporter periplasmic protein LptC, with the protein MSEAATRERTVKRHWAVPGSAHDRFVGILKIALPTLIGMLVAYLALAPLTRGEEFSFLLDKNEVAVAEERMRVLSAQYRGQDSKGRPFVIGADSAIQATSADPIVDINGMAARMLLENGPATLTASKARYNLEEETVAVNGPVRFAAADGYRLETRDVQVDLDTRTMHGDNGVSGEMPLGSFSADTMSADLGSRTVTLAGRARLHIEQGAAR; encoded by the coding sequence ATGTCTGAGGCGGCAACCCGCGAACGGACGGTGAAGCGCCACTGGGCGGTGCCCGGCAGTGCGCACGATCGTTTCGTGGGCATCTTGAAGATCGCGCTGCCGACCCTGATCGGCATGCTCGTCGCCTATCTCGCCCTCGCGCCACTGACCCGGGGCGAGGAATTCAGCTTCCTTCTCGATAAGAATGAAGTCGCCGTCGCGGAGGAGCGGATGCGCGTCCTTTCCGCCCAATATCGCGGGCAGGACAGCAAGGGCCGTCCTTTCGTCATCGGTGCGGATTCGGCCATTCAGGCGACTTCGGCCGATCCGATCGTCGACATCAACGGCATGGCCGCGCGCATGCTTCTGGAAAACGGCCCGGCGACGCTCACCGCGTCCAAGGCCCGCTACAATCTTGAGGAGGAAACGGTCGCGGTGAACGGCCCGGTCCGCTTCGCCGCCGCGGACGGCTACCGGCTCGAAACCCGCGACGTCCAGGTCGATCTCGACACCCGCACGATGCACGGGGACAATGGCGTGTCGGGCGAAATGCCGCTTGGATCGTTCAGCGCCGACACGATGAGCGCGGACCTCGGCAGCCGCACCGTCACCCTGGCCGGCCGCGCGCGCTTGCATATCGAACAGGGGGCCGCCAGATGA
- a CDS encoding LptA/OstA family protein encodes MKSLRIAALLPFLALVAGTAQGQGGASALGNHDTNAPVDVAADRIEVQDRADRAIFSGNVLVRQADLTLSAARLTVAYSSAGGIQIERLDASGGVTLRSPSETARGQFAIYDLNARIITLIGNVTLTRGQSNVNGGRLVIDLNSGRAVMDGSAAARPGTSTQGGRVTGTFTVPQRKD; translated from the coding sequence ATGAAAAGCCTTCGGATCGCCGCCCTCCTCCCCTTCCTCGCCCTCGTCGCCGGGACCGCGCAGGGGCAGGGCGGCGCGTCCGCGCTCGGCAATCACGACACCAACGCGCCGGTCGATGTCGCCGCCGACCGGATCGAGGTGCAGGACCGCGCCGACCGCGCGATCTTTTCCGGCAACGTCCTCGTCCGCCAGGCCGATCTGACCCTTTCCGCCGCCCGCCTCACCGTCGCTTATTCGAGCGCGGGCGGCATTCAGATCGAACGGCTGGACGCGAGCGGCGGCGTTACCTTGCGCAGCCCGTCCGAAACCGCGCGTGGCCAGTTCGCCATTTACGACCTCAATGCCCGCATCATCACCCTGATCGGCAACGTCACGCTGACCCGCGGCCAATCCAACGTGAATGGCGGCCGGCTGGTCATTGATTTGAACAGCGGCCGCGCCGTGATGGACGGCAGCGCCGCCGCAAGGCCAGGCACGTCGACGCAAGGCGGACGCGTGACCGGCACTTTCACCGTGCCGCAGCGGAAAGACTGA
- the lptB gene encoding LPS export ABC transporter ATP-binding protein produces MNDVTPIERPEPETAVGALEGGLSVLSIAKAYDKKVVLKDVSLGVDRGEVVGLLGPNGAGKTTCFYSVMGLVKPDSGRILLDGRDITGLPMYRRAILGLGYLPQETSIFRGMTVSQNIMAVLEVAEPDKVTRAARLEQLLDEFGLQRLRDASAMALSGGERRRCEIARALAAEPSIMLLDEPFAGIDPISISDIRDLVGELKKRDIGVLITDHNVRETLDIVDRACIIYGGKVLFAGSPDELVRNEEVRRLYLGESFEL; encoded by the coding sequence ATGAACGACGTCACACCCATCGAACGGCCTGAGCCGGAAACCGCGGTCGGCGCGCTGGAGGGTGGCCTTTCGGTTCTTTCCATCGCCAAGGCCTATGACAAGAAAGTGGTGCTGAAGGACGTGTCGCTGGGCGTGGACCGCGGCGAAGTGGTCGGCTTGCTCGGCCCCAATGGCGCGGGCAAGACGACCTGTTTCTATTCCGTCATGGGCCTGGTGAAGCCCGACAGCGGCCGCATCCTTCTCGACGGGCGCGACATTACCGGCCTCCCCATGTATCGCCGCGCGATACTCGGCCTCGGCTATCTGCCCCAGGAAACGTCGATCTTCCGGGGCATGACGGTGTCGCAGAACATCATGGCGGTGCTGGAGGTCGCGGAACCGGATAAGGTCACGCGGGCCGCGCGCCTGGAACAATTGCTCGACGAATTCGGCTTGCAGCGCCTGCGCGATGCTTCCGCCATGGCCTTGTCGGGCGGCGAACGGCGCCGCTGCGAGATTGCCCGCGCGCTCGCGGCCGAACCCTCGATCATGCTGCTCGATGAGCCGTTCGCGGGCATCGATCCCATCTCCATCTCCGACATCCGAGACCTTGTCGGCGAACTCAAGAAACGCGACATTGGCGTGCTCATCACCGACCATAATGTCCGAGAAACGCTCGACATCGTCGACCGCGCCTGCATCATCTATGGCGGCAAGGTGCTGTTCGCCGGCAGCCCGGACGAACTGGTTCGCAACGAAGAGGTCCGCCGCCTCTATCTGGGCGAAAGTTTCGAGCTGTAG
- the rpoN gene encoding RNA polymerase factor sigma-54 produces the protein MALGPRLDLRQSQSLVMTPQLQQAIRLLALSNLEIETFIAEELERNPLLESGGQEVRDRVEAPVRDEYEEVPEPDSIDHLGAGDGAGALDIDVSNENLHQDSAADAMGGTDGGLGLTGTSLGGSVDAPDFDSFASDEASLHDHLLSQAGAALSGADLMIAAAIIEQIDETGYLTVSLLDIADRLGVPKAEVERVLAAVQTFDPAGVAARSLSECLALQAKDADRYDPAMARLIDNLNYLAKGNLSALKRICGVDDEDLTDMIRELRAYDPKPGCRFEGGSRVEAVVPDVLVSRRGAGWSVELNGATLPRLLVNRTYYAELSGGAQDKKSKAWLSECLASANWLMKALDQRARTITRVATEIVKQQENFFLRGVAHLRPLTLRTIAEAVGMHESTISRVTSNKYLSCERGLFELKYFFTSGIQSADGGDAVSAEAVKSHIKTLIAGEGGKILSDDQLVDLLKARGFDIARRTVAKYREALGIGSSVQRRRQRALEGER, from the coding sequence ATGGCGCTCGGTCCCCGCCTGGACCTGCGTCAAAGCCAGTCGCTGGTGATGACGCCGCAGCTCCAGCAGGCGATCCGGCTGCTGGCGCTCTCCAACCTCGAGATCGAAACGTTCATCGCCGAGGAGCTGGAGCGCAATCCGCTTCTCGAATCCGGAGGACAAGAGGTCCGCGACCGCGTCGAGGCGCCGGTCCGCGACGAATATGAAGAAGTGCCGGAACCCGACAGCATCGACCATCTCGGCGCGGGCGATGGTGCCGGCGCGCTCGACATCGACGTGTCGAACGAAAATCTCCACCAGGACAGCGCCGCCGACGCAATGGGCGGAACGGACGGCGGCCTCGGCCTGACCGGCACCAGCCTTGGCGGCTCTGTGGACGCTCCGGATTTCGACAGTTTCGCGAGCGATGAAGCGTCACTCCACGACCATCTCCTCTCTCAAGCGGGCGCGGCTTTGTCCGGCGCCGATTTGATGATCGCAGCCGCAATCATCGAGCAGATCGACGAAACCGGCTACCTGACCGTCTCGCTTCTCGACATTGCCGACCGCCTCGGTGTGCCGAAGGCGGAGGTGGAGCGGGTGCTGGCGGCCGTGCAGACCTTCGATCCCGCCGGGGTTGCCGCGCGCAGCCTGTCGGAGTGTCTCGCGCTGCAGGCCAAGGATGCGGACCGCTACGATCCCGCCATGGCGCGGCTGATCGACAATCTCAACTATCTCGCCAAGGGCAATTTAAGCGCCCTGAAACGCATTTGCGGCGTCGACGACGAGGATCTGACCGACATGATTCGGGAATTGCGCGCCTATGATCCCAAACCGGGTTGCCGGTTCGAGGGCGGCAGCCGCGTCGAGGCGGTCGTGCCGGACGTCCTCGTTTCGCGCAGGGGCGCGGGTTGGTCGGTCGAGCTCAACGGCGCCACCCTGCCCCGCCTCCTCGTCAATCGCACTTATTATGCCGAACTCTCCGGCGGCGCGCAGGACAAGAAGTCGAAGGCATGGCTGTCGGAATGCCTGGCGAGCGCCAACTGGCTGATGAAGGCGCTCGACCAGCGCGCCCGCACCATCACGCGCGTCGCGACGGAGATCGTGAAGCAGCAGGAAAATTTCTTCCTTCGCGGCGTCGCCCATCTCCGTCCGCTCACCCTGCGCACCATCGCCGAAGCGGTCGGCATGCACGAATCGACGATCAGCCGGGTCACGTCGAACAAATATCTGTCCTGCGAGCGCGGATTGTTCGAACTCAAATATTTCTTCACCAGCGGCATCCAGAGCGCCGACGGCGGCGACGCCGTTTCGGCCGAGGCGGTGAAAAGCCATATCAAGACCCTGATCGCGGGCGAAGGCGGCAAAATCCTGTCCGACGACCAGCTTGTCGACCTCCTCAAGGCGAGAGGCTTTGATATTGCGCGCCGTACCGTCGCCAAATATCGCGAAGCGCTCGGCATCGGTTCGTCGGTGCAGCGGCGGCGCCAACGCGCTCTTGAGGGCGAGAGATAA
- a CDS encoding TraB/GumN family protein, with product MMLSMLAALMGAGIPAGLPPSCGALPGIEQLLDRPDFNYLLIGEYHGTAEMPAVAADALCAGAKAGRPLILGLEFPPANQPYLDAYLSSDGGEAARTALLVAPAWHAAEDARVTHAVLALIDRARLLASRGYKVSAVAFDKIPQPLISKEREAGMAELLTAAQRKVPGSLVVALTGTGHADKEGWTSQNPPFLAAGGILPPRETVSLAFARPGGQYWGCQSPGGEANGCKAYDMAVREAVRPRGIVLDPALRGGFDGLYSTGGQYTASLPALSK from the coding sequence ATGATGTTGTCCATGTTGGCCGCGTTGATGGGCGCGGGTATTCCGGCGGGCCTGCCGCCAAGCTGCGGCGCCTTGCCGGGGATCGAGCAGCTGCTCGACCGGCCTGATTTCAACTATCTGCTGATCGGCGAATATCATGGCACGGCCGAGATGCCGGCGGTGGCGGCCGATGCCCTGTGCGCGGGCGCGAAGGCCGGGCGTCCGCTCATCCTGGGGCTCGAATTCCCGCCCGCCAACCAACCCTATCTGGACGCCTATCTGTCTTCCGACGGCGGGGAGGCCGCGCGCACCGCCCTTCTTGTCGCTCCCGCCTGGCATGCGGCGGAGGATGCGCGCGTAACTCATGCCGTGCTGGCGCTCATCGACAGGGCGCGCCTCCTGGCGAGCCGCGGATATAAAGTGTCGGCGGTGGCCTTCGACAAGATCCCCCAGCCGCTCATTTCCAAGGAGAGGGAGGCTGGCATGGCGGAGCTTCTCACCGCCGCGCAAAGGAAGGTTCCGGGAAGCCTGGTCGTGGCCCTGACCGGCACGGGCCATGCCGATAAGGAGGGATGGACCTCCCAAAATCCGCCTTTCCTCGCGGCGGGCGGCATACTTCCGCCGCGTGAAACCGTCTCCCTCGCTTTTGCCCGTCCCGGCGGTCAATATTGGGGATGCCAGTCGCCGGGCGGCGAGGCCAATGGCTGCAAGGCTTATGATATGGCGGTGCGCGAAGCCGTGCGTCCACGCGGGATCGTGCTCGATCCGGCGTTGCGCGGCGGATTTGACGGCCTGTATTCGACCGGCGGGCAATATACCGCCTCCTTGCCCGCATTGAGCAAGTGA